One genomic segment of Paraburkholderia aromaticivorans includes these proteins:
- the purU gene encoding formyltetrahydrofolate deformylase, whose product MSADSRPDQLVLTVACPSAAGQVAAVVGFLDRHHCYIDELTVFDDDLSERFFVRCVFHGVDSSETLHAAALKREFEPIAERFRMTWAMHDVDTRPKVLIMVSKLEHCLADLLFRWRMGELKMDIVGIGSNHRDLEPLAQQHGLPFHHLPITADTKPQQEARLLDLFETSGAELMILARYMQILSGETSRALAARAINIHHSFLPGFKGAKPYHQAHARGVKLIGATAHFVTDDLDEGPIIEQVVERVDHSYSPERLLATGRDVECITLARAVKAFIERRVFINGDRTVVLQ is encoded by the coding sequence ATGTCCGCCGATTCCCGTCCCGATCAGCTGGTTCTCACCGTCGCGTGTCCGAGCGCGGCGGGCCAGGTTGCCGCCGTCGTCGGCTTTCTCGACCGGCATCATTGCTATATCGACGAACTGACCGTTTTCGACGACGACCTCAGTGAGCGCTTCTTCGTGCGCTGCGTATTCCACGGCGTGGACAGCAGCGAAACGCTTCACGCCGCGGCCCTCAAGCGCGAATTCGAGCCGATCGCCGAGCGCTTCCGCATGACGTGGGCGATGCACGACGTCGACACGCGGCCGAAAGTGCTGATCATGGTGTCGAAACTCGAACACTGTCTCGCCGATCTGCTGTTCCGCTGGCGCATGGGCGAACTGAAAATGGACATCGTCGGCATTGGTTCGAATCATCGCGATCTGGAACCGTTGGCGCAGCAGCATGGCCTGCCCTTCCACCATCTGCCGATCACGGCCGATACGAAGCCGCAACAGGAAGCACGCCTGCTCGATCTGTTCGAGACTTCCGGCGCGGAGTTGATGATTCTCGCGCGCTATATGCAGATTCTGTCCGGCGAAACGAGCCGTGCGCTCGCGGCACGCGCGATCAATATCCACCATTCGTTCCTGCCCGGCTTCAAGGGTGCGAAGCCGTATCACCAGGCGCATGCGCGCGGCGTCAAACTGATCGGCGCCACCGCGCATTTCGTCACCGACGATCTCGACGAAGGCCCGATCATCGAACAGGTGGTGGAGCGCGTCGATCATTCGTATAGTCCGGAGCGCCTGCTCGCCACCGGGCGCGACGTCGAATGCATCACCCTCGCGCGCGCGGTCAAGGCATTCATCGAGCGGCGGGTGTTCATCAACGGCGATCGGACCGTCGTGCTGCAATAA
- a CDS encoding glycine betaine ABC transporter substrate-binding protein — translation MGLIRKMFVLSALSAALAASSVSVSADTKPTIKIGYVEGWDDSVATSNVAARVIEKRLGYQVQLVPVAAGVMWQGVARGDLDATLSAWLPVTHGAYWNNFKDKVIDLGPNFNDAKIGLIVPDNADVKSLGDLEAKKAEFGSRIVGIDAGAGVMQKTSEAIKAYGLDYTLMPSSGSAMTAELARSEAASKPIIVTGWKPHWMFAKYKLKFLEDPKKVFGEAEHVDSVVNPDLEKKAPPVVAFLKKFQWKPGEIDSVMLATQNGEKPTAAADAWISAHGDRVDSWVK, via the coding sequence ATGGGACTGATCAGAAAGATGTTTGTGTTGAGCGCTTTGAGCGCGGCGCTGGCGGCAAGCAGCGTAAGTGTGTCGGCCGATACCAAGCCGACCATCAAGATCGGTTACGTGGAAGGCTGGGACGATAGCGTCGCGACTTCGAACGTGGCCGCGCGCGTGATCGAAAAGCGCCTCGGCTATCAGGTGCAACTCGTGCCGGTCGCAGCAGGCGTGATGTGGCAAGGCGTGGCGCGCGGCGATCTCGACGCGACGCTGTCCGCGTGGCTGCCGGTCACGCACGGCGCGTACTGGAACAACTTCAAGGACAAGGTGATCGATCTGGGTCCGAACTTCAACGATGCGAAGATCGGCCTGATCGTGCCGGATAACGCCGACGTGAAGAGCCTCGGCGATCTGGAGGCGAAGAAAGCGGAGTTCGGTTCGCGCATTGTCGGTATCGACGCCGGCGCGGGCGTGATGCAGAAGACCAGCGAGGCCATCAAGGCCTATGGACTCGACTACACGCTGATGCCGAGCTCGGGCAGCGCGATGACCGCGGAACTGGCGCGCTCGGAAGCGGCGAGCAAGCCGATTATCGTGACCGGCTGGAAGCCGCACTGGATGTTCGCGAAGTACAAGCTCAAATTCCTCGAAGATCCGAAGAAGGTGTTCGGCGAAGCGGAGCATGTGGATAGCGTGGTGAACCCTGACCTCGAGAAGAAGGCGCCGCCGGTTGTCGCGTTCCTCAAGAAGTTTCAATGGAAGCCGGGCGAGATCGACAGCGTGATGCTGGCGACGCAGAACGGCGAAAAGCCAACCGCTGCCGCCGACGCCTGGATCAGCGCGCACGGCGATCGTGTGGATAGCTGGGTGAAGTGA